GGATAGGCAATTATGCTGCCTGCATCCACATAGAGTGGATTGTACGGATGAAGCTCAGCTTCACAAACCGTTCCTTCAGTCAGTATGCCAATGATACCATTACCCGTAAATTTAACCTTCACAATATCTCTTGTAACGAGCACATTCTTCATACTCAGTACCCGTGTATTCATCGTAACTCCTTCACTGTAGAAGAAGAGATGTTTAAAGTCGTACAACAAATCGCTCTTACCATCAAGCTGTAGAATCTTTACCCGATAACCCGGTGGAAGGGCGGCGACAAAATGGCAAGGACCAGACATATCTGAACGAATTAACTTTTGCTTGCGATAGATGCCCTTCACATCCATAAATCTGTCTGCTCGTCCAGTGGCAGGCCCTTGATAAGCGATAATTTGCTGTGGGTGCAGCACATGAACCTCTTCCTTCTCCACGAGAGTGAAGGCTACGGCTTGTCCGCTCCCGCTGTCGCTTTCATCTTGGACATCGATGTTCATATTTCATCTCCCTCATGCTGTAGGCGTTAGCTTTACTAAATGTTCAAGATTAGCGCAGACGGTCTCCTTTTCTAGAACGGTGAAGCATGCTGAAACGGATAATCCGGATGAGTATAAAATACCCTAGAATCAGACCGATCCCCGTAAAAATAGTCACTTTAATTTTATGAAAATATTCTTCGCGTGCGGTCCGGTCATTTTGCAATGCATCAACCATCTGCGTCAGTTGGCGATTCTGTTCCTGCAGGGCTTCGTTCTGTGTCCGGTAGGCTTCCATTTCCTGCATGGTATTCGCAAGCTTATCTTTAGCTTGCTGTAGCTCTTCTGCTGTCTGCTGAAATCCTTCTTTCAATTCATTGACTTCGTTTGGAAGCTCAGAGAAACTTTTGAATCCATTATAGATATCACTGAATATATTGGCTTTTGCTACTGGAGCTGGAAGAGCTATGGAAAAGGTCAGCAGAAGCAGGAGCGAACATAACAGCTGTAGATATTTACGGTATTTATGTTGTTTCATCTATATAATCACCACCCGATTTAGGCTTTTTATTTCTTTTATTTTAACACAGCTTGACAGCTTCTGACAGCGTACGCTAAGCGTGAATGGTGTATCTAGTGTCAGTAATATTTGCCTGCTAGATACGATGTTGCACTTCCTTATAGAGCTCTATTTGGCTGAGTCTTCATGATTGAGAAGAGGGACTATTTATCGTATACTTTGGACGGGAAGGGGCTGCTGCGAAATGAATAAATGGCTTAAGACAATGTTATTTTTGGTCGGATCTGCTTTTTTGACGAGGTTGATTCCGTTCTCATCTTTGTTTCGGAATTTAGACACGATGATACATGAATTTGGTCATGCGCTGGTGACTTTACTGTTGTCAGGCAGTGTGCTGCGGATTGAGCTATACGCGGACCATAGCGGTGTCACTTATTCAGCTATTCAAGATGGAGGCAGAGCGATTCTGGTATCGCTGTCCGGTTATTTGCTGGCATCCTTATTCGCATTGCTGCTCTTCTATCTCTATAGTAAAGGACGGCATGACTGGGGTCTTATCTTGGCTACTACGGTTGCATTGATGATGCTGTTAATGTACGTTCGGGGAAGCTTCGGAATGATGTGGTTGAGTGGGTTTATTGCGCTGAACGTTTTAATGCTGGTGGTTTGGAAAAAGGCCAGCAAATTTTATTATCTGTTATTAGCTTTTTTGACCTTGGAAGAGTCTGTAATGGGGAGTTTATTTCTGGTATACGCCGCCGTTGTATCCCCGTCTCGCGCGGGAGATGCCAGTAATCTGGCAAGGATGACTTCGGTGCCGGCCATATTTTGGGCAATCCTATTTTTTATGTTTTCTCTGCTTTGCGCCAAATGGGCGCTGGGCCTATTTTTTAAGCGGGAACGAGTGCAGCCTAAACTTCAGAGCCGTTAAAGATAAAAAGCTTAAAATTTTCGTCATAAACAGACAAAAGGGGTTATTTTTGTGAGAGTCAGTCTACTTAGTATGTAGAATGGCTCTTTTTTTGTCGATAATATAGAACCGAACATACATTCCATGACATGGAGTTGTCCGCCATTATTGGTACATTAATAGAAGACCCAAAAAAAGAAAGAGGTGGAAAATATGATGGAAAGTATTCATCCTACATTTACGTGGGGTCAAGATCGTATTTTTGCAGGTGGCAATCGCGATGCTGTTTTGCTTGTCGAATGGAAAGGAAATATGCCTTCAGAACATAGCCGACCTATGAGCCATAAGGTGGTAGCACGTGATATTGAACTACAAGTTTGGCTTGAGCCGCATCTAACTTTTAAGCGCTGTTATGGATGTGAGATGGAGGCTGGAGAAGGTCATTCGCTCTTGCTTAAACTTGGCAAAATAAAAACAGGACAACGCAAATTCATAGGGCTGGAGTTCAGTACCTCTAGTTCTGTAGCCGGTAAATATGAGGCGCTCTCCCTACAATGGAAGTATAAAAAGCCAACTGTAGAGCGTGTTCGTGAACTCCCTGTGAAGGTGCTTGAGCTGGAGTACGCGCATCATACCCGCATTCTGAGCGATACTTGCTGCTTTTATGTTGAGAAGCATCTGGAACTGCTAAAGACGTCTGAAACGGTTGAGGAGGCTGCTGCGTTACGAAATAAAGGACAGTATAGTGAAGCTCGGGAGAAGCTCAATCGTCATGCGGATAAGCTTTTGCTGCTCGCGGTACGCTCTGGAGATCCTTTGCTGCTGAAAGAGGCTGAAATGTTGTATAAGCAGATAGGTTTCGAGCATCAGCTTCGTAGTAAAGCCGTTGGTGGTATTTAATATAGGACATGCTGATCGGGGATGCACATAAACGAAAAAAGACCTATACATAAATTGGATTTTCAAGCGGATTCGGCGGAAAATATTCAGAAGAATTGTAATATAAAATGTGGTAACATAGTAAAAAAGTTCTATCACAATTTACTTTTTTTCATAAAATAATGGGTCTATTTAACCATAAATCAAGGGGAACTGAATATGACAGACCGATTAATCCGACTGATGCGCATTATTACACTTGTTCAAGCCAAGCCAGGGATATTAGCCCGTGAATTGGCGGAACGCTGCGGCAACAGCGAGAGAACGATATACCGGGATATGGACGCGCTTAGCGCCATGCATATTCCCATAACCCACCTGGGGCATGGAAAAGGTTATGCTTTTATTGGGAATTTTGCACTCTATCCCTTGGATTGGTCGGAAGAAGAAGCAACCGCATTTTCGCAATTACGCTATATTATGAAAGATATAAAACCGGTACTACCTATAGATTTTGAAAGCGCGTATGAAAAAGTAGTCGCAGCTGAATATAAACGGAAGGCGGAAAGAGAAGAAACAATAGAACGTGCAAGAAGAGAAGTAGGGGTGGGGTGGGCAGAAAGGAACAGTTCGCAGATGGAACAACACTCTTTTCTTACTCCGATCCTGGAGGCTTTATTAAAGCAAAAGAGTATACAAGCGAATTATAGTGAAAATGCATTAGAAGAGAAAGGGATCACTATTGATCCTTATTGTCTGGTCCCGCTGGAAAGTCGTTTTCATCTCATAGGATTTTGTCATCGCCAGGGTGTTATTCGTACATATCATATCAACGATTTTTCTAATGTGAAGCCATTAAATCGTTTTTTTTCGAAGGAAGCATTTGATGTGCAAGCCTTTATGAAGCAGAAATGGTCACTCGATCGGGATAGTTTACAGGTAGAATTCAAAGTGAAATTCTCGGAACGGATAATGGAAGGAATTAAGAAGGACGAATTGCCTTTTAAGCCAAGTAAAGTGGATCGTCAAGCTAGATGCTTTCACTTTAAGGTTTCAGTGGAACAAGATATAGGATTTGTCCGCTGGATTAAGAGATTTGAAGAGGAAGCGGAAATCATTGAACCGTACTATTATCGTGAAGTAATCAGGCAGCAGTTGGAAAAATGGAGTTCGCACTATAAATAGTGATACGCTCATTTGACCTTCGTTCAATTCGAAAGATGGGGTGCTTGTGCAACCATTTAAATGGTTGCCGGAGGCATCCTTTTTTTGCGAGTAGGTCGAAGATGTAATCCTTTATAACTCTCTAATCATAACAATATATAACTAAACATAACTAAACACAACTCAATCTATAGAAAATCGAAAAAACGTATGCTAGAATAGCATCTACATATATACATATGAAAATGGGAGGAATGGAAATGTTTAAGAAATGGTCAATCCGGATCTTTGGCGCATTAGCAATTTTTTTGGTTGTGAATTTATCTGCGGGCGCAGTGGTAGAGGTAGAGGCAGCCGCCAAGAAGACAGAGATTATAGTATCGGCTGCAGCCAGCTTGCAGGATAGTTTAGATAAAATGGCGCTTCTCTATGAGAAGAAGCATCCCGATATTGATTTGGTCTTTAATTATGCTGCATCCGGCACATTACAGAAGCAGATTGAACAAGGTGCTCCGGCTGATCTATTCTTCTCTGCCGGGGATAAACAGATGAATGCGTTAGTGGATGCTGGACTGATCTCTGACCATAAGGTGCTGCTTAAGAATCAGTTGGTTCTGGTCGTCCCTTCGAATTCAAAAGCTTCATTAAATACGATCACTCAGCTTACGGACAAATCGTTTAAGAAGATAGCGGTAGGACAGCCTGAATCTGTACCCGCAGGCCAATACGCTCAGCAATCGTTAACTGCGAAGAAGGTATGGGATACGCTGCAGAACAAGCTTGTATTCGCGAAGGATGTCCGTCAGGTTCTTTCTTACGTCGAAACGGGGAATGTCGATGCAGGCTTTGTCTATAAGACAGATGCATTGACTTCGAAGAAGACGAAGATTGCTCTTACCGTGGGTCCGCATGTTCACAAAGCCATTAATTATCCGGCAGGTATCGTGAAGAATTCGAAGAATCAGAAGGAAGCTAAGGAATTTTACAGTTATCTTCAGAGCAAGGAAGCCAGTGATATTTTTACAAGCTATGGCTTCTTGCTTCCTTAATATGAAATCATGAGTAGAAGCGGGGTGAATAAGGATGGAAATAAACTGGACTGATTTCTTCGCCCCGGTATGGCTTTCCATTAAAATATCAGTAATTACCAGTATTATTGTGTTCATTCTGGCAACAGCTGCAGCGAAGGCTATGGCAGGTCGGAAATTCCCAGGTTATACCTTGGTCGAGACTGTAATGCTACTCCCTCTCGTATTGCCGCCGACCGTTGTAGGATTTGTTCTGTTGGTCGTTTTAGGTCGACGCAGCTGGATTGGCAGATGGTATGAACAGATGACGGAGCATACGATTCTCTTCACATGGGGGGCTGCGGTTATCGCCGCGGTTGTTGTAGCCTTTCCTCTCGTCTACCGCACGGTGAAGGCGGGCTTTGAAGGCGTGGAAGCGGATCTTGAAGATGCGGCGCGTGCACAGGGAGCGAGTGAACTTCAGGTACTGCGATTTGTCACATTGCCCCTTGCAGGTCGCTCACTAGCTGCAGGGTATGTGCTGGGTTTTGCTAGAGGGCTGGGAGAATTCGGTGCTACGATCATGGTAGCTGGTAATATTCCTGGCCGTACACAGACTGTTCCTACAGCGATCTATGTCGCGGTGGATGGCGGCAACATGACGCTTGCTTGGATGTGGGTGTCCTCCATCATTGTTATGTCTGCTGTGATGTTGATGTTTGTGAACCGGCGTACTTAATTTGGGGCGTGAGAAGTGGCTCCGCGAACGGACTGTTAATCCATCATTCATTAGAAAAATAAAGGAGCTATTCTCCGGTAATTTGGAGAATAGCTCCTTTGTACTTTTAACGGATGTACCCTTTTTATCAAGTCTCGTAAATAATCGTCCCTGTTTCCGTGAGATCGTATCCGTGAATGGACCCAAGCTCACTTTGAAAGGCTGGCGAGCGCAAAATATCAATCACAGCGGTGATCCACTGCTCATGCTCCGGTTTCTTTAGCATTACGAGATCATAACACTCTTGAATCAAGGGGATGAAATCAATGCCGTCGACAATTTTGGCAGCTTTTTCGGTACCGATGGCCACATCGGCTTCTCCTCGTGCCACTTTACCAGCGACCGCTAAATGGCTATTCTCTTCCTGCTCATATCCAGATAGGCTTGCAGCAGGAATGCCGTGCAATCGAAGTTGTTCATCCAATAAGACGCGTGCGCCTGCGCCTCGTTCTCTATTGATCAGTGTAAGTCCATCCTGTTGGAGATGAGACCACTCATGGAGACCTCTAGGGTTTCCCTTTTGAACATATAATCCTGCACTCCGAGTCAACAGACGGACTACAACATAAGGGAAGCCCACAAGTATTTTACGGATATAGGGAAGGTTATATTCTCCAGTATCGCCGTCGAGCAGATGAGTACTAACGATGTCCGATTCTCCATGATACATGGCAATTAAACTATCGAGACTACCCGCGTAGGAACGAAGTGGGCGCTCAGTAGGCAAGGAACGTTCCAAATATGTGGCTAGAATATCGAGTGACATATCCTGACCCGTAATCACGAGGCTCTGTCCTGCAGCTTTACTGTTAACGTGGCCAGAATGTGAGGCAACTTGAGTTAGATTCGCCCCAGCAAAAGTCAGTGGTAATGTCGATGGGGCAATGCCACTCCGGGTATTTTGTTTGTAAGCTTCTAAATCGGATTGATCGACTCGCATCTGTTTTCCTACACGGTAGGAGGGAAGCTCCCCTTTTTTGATCAGGTCATATACTTTTAATTTAGAGATCTTTAGTAAGCGTGCGATTTCC
This Paenibacillus sp. FSL R5-0345 DNA region includes the following protein-coding sequences:
- a CDS encoding AIM24 family protein, whose protein sequence is MNIDVQDESDSGSGQAVAFTLVEKEEVHVLHPQQIIAYQGPATGRADRFMDVKGIYRKQKLIRSDMSGPCHFVAALPPGYRVKILQLDGKSDLLYDFKHLFFYSEGVTMNTRVLSMKNVLVTRDIVKVKFTGNGIIGILTEGTVCEAELHPYNPLYVDAGSIIAYPENAKLELTVYGNHLASQHMSYHWKMTGHGPVLFQAGRQNRRFERDNNDDGIIKRFLREAVPFGGVFIK
- a CDS encoding M50 family metallopeptidase produces the protein MNKWLKTMLFLVGSAFLTRLIPFSSLFRNLDTMIHEFGHALVTLLLSGSVLRIELYADHSGVTYSAIQDGGRAILVSLSGYLLASLFALLLFYLYSKGRHDWGLILATTVALMMLLMYVRGSFGMMWLSGFIALNVLMLVVWKKASKFYYLLLAFLTLEESVMGSLFLVYAAVVSPSRAGDASNLARMTSVPAIFWAILFFMFSLLCAKWALGLFFKRERVQPKLQSR
- a CDS encoding helix-turn-helix transcriptional regulator, translated to MTDRLIRLMRIITLVQAKPGILARELAERCGNSERTIYRDMDALSAMHIPITHLGHGKGYAFIGNFALYPLDWSEEEATAFSQLRYIMKDIKPVLPIDFESAYEKVVAAEYKRKAEREETIERARREVGVGWAERNSSQMEQHSFLTPILEALLKQKSIQANYSENALEEKGITIDPYCLVPLESRFHLIGFCHRQGVIRTYHINDFSNVKPLNRFFSKEAFDVQAFMKQKWSLDRDSLQVEFKVKFSERIMEGIKKDELPFKPSKVDRQARCFHFKVSVEQDIGFVRWIKRFEEEAEIIEPYYYREVIRQQLEKWSSHYK
- the modA gene encoding molybdate ABC transporter substrate-binding protein; the encoded protein is MFKKWSIRIFGALAIFLVVNLSAGAVVEVEAAAKKTEIIVSAAASLQDSLDKMALLYEKKHPDIDLVFNYAASGTLQKQIEQGAPADLFFSAGDKQMNALVDAGLISDHKVLLKNQLVLVVPSNSKASLNTITQLTDKSFKKIAVGQPESVPAGQYAQQSLTAKKVWDTLQNKLVFAKDVRQVLSYVETGNVDAGFVYKTDALTSKKTKIALTVGPHVHKAINYPAGIVKNSKNQKEAKEFYSYLQSKEASDIFTSYGFLLP
- the modB gene encoding molybdate ABC transporter permease subunit translates to MEINWTDFFAPVWLSIKISVITSIIVFILATAAAKAMAGRKFPGYTLVETVMLLPLVLPPTVVGFVLLVVLGRRSWIGRWYEQMTEHTILFTWGAAVIAAVVVAFPLVYRTVKAGFEGVEADLEDAARAQGASELQVLRFVTLPLAGRSLAAGYVLGFARGLGEFGATIMVAGNIPGRTQTVPTAIYVAVDGGNMTLAWMWVSSIIVMSAVMLMFVNRRT
- a CDS encoding substrate-binding domain-containing protein, whose amino-acid sequence is MSDNTSYTAEEIARLLKISKLKVYDLIKKGELPSYRVGKQMRVDQSDLEAYKQNTRSGIAPSTLPLTFAGANLTQVASHSGHVNSKAAGQSLVITGQDMSLDILATYLERSLPTERPLRSYAGSLDSLIAMYHGESDIVSTHLLDGDTGEYNLPYIRKILVGFPYVVVRLLTRSAGLYVQKGNPRGLHEWSHLQQDGLTLINRERGAGARVLLDEQLRLHGIPAASLSGYEQEENSHLAVAGKVARGEADVAIGTEKAAKIVDGIDFIPLIQECYDLVMLKKPEHEQWITAVIDILRSPAFQSELGSIHGYDLTETGTIIYET